DNA from Fusarium musae strain F31 chromosome 7, whole genome shotgun sequence:
GTGGTGTGTAGTTTTGATATGCAGCAAGACCAAAAGTGAAGACGACGCCTTTTTCAAGGGCTATGCGAGTGAGATGATCCAATAGGATGGCACCTCCCAGCATGTAGTGGCGGTGCAGCAAGCATTTGGAGGCCCCGGCTCCAAGATAGAATGGTGTCGAACCAATGATGTAGTCCAGCATGATGCAGCGGGCGTGCACCACCGAGGACAGGGCGAGTCTCACAAGTATTCCAACAGATTTGGCATACCGGGTTCAGCCTCATCGAGCGATAAGTCCATAAATACAGGCCTCACGCAGTAAGAAAGCAAAAACCATCTAGCCTCGTAACCATGCTCGACCTGACACTCATCCGTACTGCTCTTTCTGGCCCGGCCAAACAGGCCATAGCCGCTGCTTTGTGGGATACCCCTCGCTCAGAAGTTGAATCCGACCTCAAGTTCTACTTCAAGTACTACATCCAACAGTGCGAACTGATCGCGCTCCACGAAGGCGGTAGCCATACGCCTCTGGCAACTCACGCAGACATCATGGCGATCGTTCAGCTTTTGAGAAGTTCCCGCACACGGGAAGAAATCCACCAGAAGTTGTTAATGTCCTGCAGTCTTCCCGATAGCGATGCTTGTTGTAGCCATTCCATTGATCTTGCAGCTCGCATCCTGCTCATGGTCGAATTCGGCAACCTTCCTTTTGCCTACTCGGGATCTAGACAGATAGAGTGGGTTACAGGCAGTTTGAAGCAATGGGTCACAGAGCGGTTCGGAAAGAAGCCGGTCCTTGGGcatagtaaagtaaagttcGAGAAGATATTCAACGCCAACAATCTAGCCAAGATATCGGGGATAGAAGTTATTTGGACCAACAACCTCGCTGACCATCTCCGTCTGATGAAAGACGATCAGGCAGTGGCAGTGTTTCATCATGCTTCGTTTCTGCAGCGCCAACAAAGGTGAGTTACAGCCGCCTTAGAGAGGAAGATTCGTGATTTTGATGCAGCTTACAGCGACACAACGCTCTTTTCACAAGAGTTGATTGAAGAGACCCTGAAAACGATGGCCCTGCTATTTCCCAAGTGGGATAGGGATACTAGAGCCTGGTACCAAGCCCAAGCGTCTTTGCGCGGCCTCGATACTCGATTGATCGAGATCGGGCAACTAGATGCAGATGAACGGCAAATTGAGAAGTTTACTTATTGGCACGACCGTTTGGTTATCCTGAAACAAGTGTTTGATGAATCTCGGCCACGTACTCTCCGGCAATGGTGGCACGATCGAAGGAATGGAGTCCAGTGGTATACGTTTTGGGTCGCGATTCTTGTTTTTGTCTTGACAGTATTCTTTGGACTTGTACAGTCTATTGAGGGGGCTTTGCAAGTTTACAAGGCTTTCAACCCGTAACGGTCTTTTGGTTTGTGGAGAAAAACAGTTTATGCTTCAGTACGCAAAATACCCTAGACACTGACGAGATTCGAAATGCCTTGTGGAAACTTTTCTTATTGTTCTGCAGCTCTAATTAGTATGGCAGAAAGTAAAGATCTAATATTACACTTATTAATGCCTCCAGTCAAATCAAGATAGCGCCTTTGATCCACGAGGCGTTCCGATTTTCGTGAGTTTGTACGGAGGTACGGGAGATACATTCACCTCGACCCCTGCTCCAAACGGGCGGGTAGGGCTGAGCCAATTTGGACCGCAGATCACTGCCACTTCAAGGAAACGGGAGAACATTTGGGATTTTAATCGTTAGTGATCAAGTCAATTGAGCTATCTGAGATCAATTGAAGCATGCTCTCTAACAAATCTATTTCGGGCTCTTGTGGCAAGGATTTCAAGTCTGAAGCGTTCTCTTGAAACCTTCACAATGCACTTATGCTTAACACAGCCTTAAATATGACGTCGCATAAAAGTGACTCAATGTCAGATCCTGGCTCATAGCCCACTTCACGGCGATGCGTGGCTGTGCAGGTAATGAAATATATACAAATGCGTCAGCCCAGCGTGTAATCTCAATTTTTTTGTTTAACAATTTCAGCCTCTTACTAAAAGAAAATGCCAAGAAAAGCAGGGAATGGGTGCATTACATGTCGGTAAGTCTTGGTGTTCCGCGGTAGTTGAAGGGGGGCTCAACTAATGGGGCCAGCATTCGTCGTGTGAAATGCGACTTGGCGAAACCATCGTGTCAAAGATGTTCAACTTCTAAACGACAATGCGATGGATATCTCCCTGAGGATTCAACGGTCACACGACGTCAACTTGCAGAAGCAGCGCGTCAGATGTCAGTGATTGGACCGATCTCGCAAGCTTTATCTCAGTACCCACGGGACAGAAGCCGTTCAGTGTCACCGACGAATTTAACGCTGTTCGATGTGTTTCGCACATTAACTGCTCCATCGACTGCATCATTTATACCGTCGCAGTTCTGGACGAGGGAGTTACTACAGCTGGCGCATTCTGAACCAGCAGTATGGCACGCTACTCTTGCTCTGGGGGCGCTGCACCAACGGCATGAGTTGTTCTGGCAAGGCCGTGGGTACCACAGTGGTGAGAAATTGTGGTCACAGGCAAATGAGAACTATGGACGCGCGATAACGTGTGCGCGAGATGTGAAAGATCCAACACAACTGCTCGCATTGAGTCTTGCGCTTCTGTCAGTGACAAACATGATGGGCCGGTGGTCCGAAAGTCAAGTCcacatcatggctggtcaTCGGCTGCTAAGTCAAGCAGGGCATGGGTCCGAGACGTCAGGCGCTGCAGAGATATTGACAAGGTTGGACTTGATGGCTATGACATTCTCTGATTCATCAGCGCCGTATCCTTATAAGTTGGCGCCGAGAACAGTGTGGATCGATGAGTACATGAAGACTGCGGAGATAGAGAGCTATGGACAAGCTGGAACGGCGCTGCTTGgaatgatgagaagactTATGATGTTGTCTGAGACGACAGTCccaggagatgaagagggtGCAGCAAAAGACCTCGTGATGCTGCATCTTACCATGGAGGACCTTGCCTCGTGGGAGCACAAGATGGCCCAgttcgagaagaagcaccCAAATCCCCACGACGAAACAGGCGCCGTGTCCATCAGACTGTACCACACGATGCTACGAATGTTCCTATCAGGCGGCGCCTTCGGCCCAGAAACACGATGGGACCGATACCTAGGCCACTACGAACGCATCCTCACACTCGCAGAAACACTCTGGTCCAACACACCACCCTCCCAAGTCCAATCCCCGCTCTCCCTGGAATCAGGCTTCATAGTCCCCGCGTTCGTGGTCACCCAGCGCTGCCGCCATCCCTGGCTGCGTCGTCGCGCAATCAGTTTTCTCTACAAGATCAAGCGGCAAGAAGGAATGTGGCACAGCGACGGTGCAGCAGCAGTAGGTCAGCGCATAATGGAGATGGAAGGACAAAAGTACTTTCCTAGCGATTTGGCTTCTCCTCTAGAAGCTATGGAGGATGTTCCTTGGGAGATGTGGGCGGAGACGGAGGATATTCCTGCGAAGACGAGTTGGGCGGGTATAGAGAGAGTTCcagagaggatgaggatgagggaaACGTTGGTTATGGTTGATGCAGTTGAGAAGAGGGTTGAGCTGTCGCTTATAATGAGCTCAGGCGATGATGTTGGGATTTTTGGAGAAGTGAAGTCTGAGACTGTGGTGTTTGGGTAGAACCATTACTGAGTAAGCGTATCGACATTTTTCGTATTCGAGTGACGCGTTCGTATTCGCATCTGAAGATGCAAGATCACCAAACGGACCCCGAGATTCCCGCTTCCCATTTATTTTTCCCGATAATATTCGAGATTGGCCAATGGGAGAGTTTGTAGATAATCCTTCTGTCGTGGGGATGGAAATGGTTCGATGGCGGATCTGGAGTTTCCGATGTTGCCAAGCCTCCACTCACTGTAAACGGTGTAAGATGTTTGGGTGGATGGGAAGGAATAAGGCTGTGGTGAATGGCTGATGTACCTACAAGATGATTGGAGTATTTAAAAGAGGCGTACTCAGCTTCGTCtcacaaacaacaacaacctcaccTCAACTTCACTTCAACTCTTGCACAGCAGATACAGACAAAATGGACACTCCTGTCGGAAGCGTCAACGCAACAGCTAAAATTCCCCATCATCCATTCTGGCCATTGAACGCGGCACTTCCTCAATATGCCGCCAACACGCTATCATCTCGCGCTCTAGTAGCATCCTTCGTCGTCGGCGCAAGTGCCATTCTCGGAGTAACTCTGTCGCTGATCCAACAATCTCGTCGAAAGCTGTCAAAGACGGAGATGTTCATGACACTCTGGTTTGCCCTCTGCGGCTGCATCCATTTGTTCTTCGAGGGTATGCCCTCCCCTCCTATCACCTGGTGGATGATTGTGCTAATGGATCAGGCTACTACGTCGTCAACTTCGTCGACATCTCCAACAGACAATTCCTCTTCGCCCAGCTCTGGAAAGAATACTCCCTCTCCGACTCACGCTACCTCACCCAAGATTCCTTCCTCGTCCCCATGGAGGCCATAACCGCCTTCCTCTGGGGTCCCATGTCGTTCTTTTGCGCGTGGAGTATCGTCAAGCAACATCCTCTGCGACACCCTATCCAGCTGATCATCAGCGTTGGACAGCTTTATGGTGATGTGCTGTACTTTGGCACTTGCTACTTCAACGAGATTGTTCATAGTATTGTGTACTGTCGCCCGGAGCAGTTTTACTTTTACATGTATTATGTTTTCTGTAATGCGATTTGGATTGTTATCCCGACGGTCTGTGTGGTGCATAGTGTTGTTTTGACGAAGAGGGCTTTTGAGAAGGTTCAGGAGGTTGAGAGGGTGAAGAAGGGGATGTAAAGGTGTGACGATGCAGGACAGGTGACAGACAAGTTGATACTGGCCTGCAGGGACGAAGTAGCAATAGTAAAAGGCATTCCTTTTCACCTCAATGAAATTATTAAATCCAGTTTCACTTCTCGCACTTTACATAGTCTAGTCGAAGCTAGCATACTTCCGGATCAACAGCTGTGACTGAAGACAGGTATTGATAGGCGCTGTAAGAAAAACCACCATAGATGACCCATTTATGGCTACTTCCAACGAGGCTGCTATGAGGATGGACAGCCCTGTACCAGCTTGAGCCACCCGGGTCACGGATGGCGGAGCGGTGAAAGAACGAGCGAGCCAGTACTTTGCGGATGTTGACGTCGTATTCGGAACTCAGGAAGTCCGAAACGGTAGGTTCCTGATCGAAAAGGCTCTTGAAGAATTCTTTCAATTGCTTCCGTAGTCTGATCGCCTCCTCCAGAACATCTCAGTTGAGAAATCCGTGCGCACACCATTCGTCCACAGCCTTATCAGCAGCGGCCTTACCCATAAGAGTCTGGAACCGATTTTTGGTTCTGATGTAAGAATGAAATGCATTCATTAGACTCATCTGATCCGACACTGGACAGTGGAAGCGTCGGTGAGCCAGGTCCCTCGTATAACGAAAAGGCTGTGGGGGAAGAAACATCGGCTGTTGGGTGCTCTCTGTCGCAGCGATTGTGACCATCTCGTCACTGCATCCCAAGCTCAACGCCTCGGCAAAAGTGTTATACCAAGCCGGGTGGATTGGTAGTTTTGCGGCCATCTTGCCTTTGATCGTAATTGAGCCATCCTCGTCCACAAAGCCCCTGAGCATCTGTCTCAGCAAAGTTCACAAGTCAAGTGTTGGTACTTACATCCAAAAGAGATCCTCAAACGCAAGGAAGATGGGTTCCGGACGGGAGGGTCAACAAAGTCGAAGTTTACGACATCGTGAAAGCCGAGAGCTTTGAGTAGCAGCACCATTTCTGCCAGGTCACTTTTGAGAATAGCgggtggtgttgaaggaagaaagacCTCATAAAAATCCTTCTTAGTGTACATTCGATGACAGGTCCTTGGGCTGGAGCGGCCGGCGCGCCCAGCAAGCAGCCGCGCTGATGCTTTAGATATGGTTTTCTTTGTCAGGATATCACATCCCAGTCGAGGGTAAAAGATGGGGCGGACAACCCATAGGGAGAGGTTCGAGCCCCAGTGGTGTTTCTGGCCCGCTGCGCGGTATATATCCGGATAGAGCATCCAGATAGGGGCCTTATCCCTCTCCCACACCTCCTTCAAGCACAGCAGACCAGGAGGGGGGGTTTCACCTATAAAGGACAGGTAAAAGATCCCGTGGGTAATGCTATTATCGATCTTATTGTGCTCGGCTATAGGGTCATACCTGTCCGAGTATAGGCCCGGGAGATAGCCCAGATCCTTAATGACAGGGTCCCATTGTATGTCAAAGGCTCTCCACATAAGCAGCAGAGGGGAGATGAGATCTCGTAGAGAGCTAGTCAGAGGCGTCCCGCTAACCTATAGCAGTTTTCGCCAGGTCAATCCCAGCTGCATTACCAGGCCAGTATCTATCAGTGTTGTTAGTGGCCAGAGGCCAATAGAGATCCGGCCTTATTCACTGAAGGTGGTAGATTAATGGAGGCAGAGGATaggaagaggatgacttACCAACCACGtaaacaacaccatcaatgaGGGTTCCCGCCTCTGCGACATTTGTTGCAAGTATGCATCTTCTCTTGTCGGATCTCTTGAAGTGCAGCAACGGGACAAGAGGCTATCCCTGGGCGAAATGTATATATGAGGCTAGGAACTGAGAGTCGAGAGGGAAGAAAGATTGATATACGATTTAAGACTAAAAAGTACAGCCAAGACTCACTCAGTTCAGCTGAAGTGATGTGCACGCTTAATTATGATCGGCTGGACAAAGCTGCCTGAAAGAAGAGCTGATGAAGATATATCGACCCCTTGAGCGAATATCTGGCCACAGAGTCAACAATATACTCCCTCTGTTAGACTAAACCAAAAGCTCAGGGaaccctttttatagtaagacctctctatagtatataactgAAGTAAACATTATGCATAGCACTCCGGGCGTGTACTCTATTGAGATGTAAGAAGCAACTTGATTCATCTATCTAGCTTGGAAGGAGCTGAGGTTTATATAGCCCAGCTAGACTTCTAGAAGGTTCCTTAGGTTTGCTCTATAGGCGAGCTGAATCTAAGGAAACATGTGAACATAACTAATAAACATAGCAAATAGCAATAGAGGAGGCAACAGGTCTACCTAACATCTCTAGGCAATTGTTATTACAAACCCAGTAGTGCGCAGAATGCAAACAGAACGGGATGTCCGCAATCAGCGAATATAGCATGTTTGGTCTTTCTTCGACGAGTCTTCTTTCATGCGTTGTCTATATCAGCTCCTCTGGCCTTTCGGTCGGTGGCCTTTCAGGGGGCTTACTAGGTGTCcctacaacaccaacactctCTCACCCACGATGGTCTATTGAGAATTTCACCAGCAGCTTCACTGACCAGATGATCCTATCTTTATGCTTCCATCTTCCCTCGAGAGGGAGTGCAAGACTGAACCCAATAGGCTGTAGTGTATGTCGACTCTGGCCGTCAAGCTTTCTGCACTGCTCATCGCCCAAGGCCCCGATTTCACCATCTATTCGGAAAGCCAGGCTCACAGTTCATTAGCTGCCTGACGAGCGCTGGCAAACTGTCCGTTTCTGGTATCAGCACCAAGCATAGTAAACTCACCTGTCATAAAAAGGGTGTTGTTCCTGTGGTGAGATTCAGTTATGTGATTCTGTTTGCCCTTATTGGTGAAAAGTGTGCTTTTACTTGGTCCTCCCACTTATATATTTGCCTCGGTGCTATTGTGATCAGCGCCACTCATAAACATCAACTGCAAACTGTCATTGACATTCATAATACTTGTTTTATTTCGCTTGTTACTTCAAACACTAATTGCCCCATGGTATCTCTACGCGTACATGAACAATCACATAGTCCTCTTCGCCATTCTCTTCCAATGTATCCATTTCTGCGTTCCAAACGACTCACAGACTCTCTGCAACTTGTCAGCAAACGAAGTCCACAAACTGCACAATCATCAAACTTACCTCTCTGTTATCCCTGAAATCCGTGTAGAATCCATTCCAGATCTCCCTCTCCGCACAGGTCGTCTCATTTGTAGCACAATCCGGCTGGTTCTGTAATCTCACCTCAGGATCATTGATCCACGGCTTTGGCACAGGCCAGTCCGAAAAGTGCACAAACTTGGCTTCGTTAAGCACAGCGTTAGGATCCCACTGTTCCCTCTCACTGCCAAGATACGCTGAATGATCTTTGGCTCTAAACTCCGCGGTGAGCATATCGTACTTCCTGTGAGGCAGAATAAGAGCACTGTCGAGGTATAAACTGTTAACGATCTCCATGTCGTAGTCGTTTGGTCCGATGTTATTCATCTTTTGGACAATTCGCTCGAACTCAACCTCATCGGGTTGGATTAGCATTAGTTGCGAGGAGAGGATTTTCTTAGGTGGGTTGTCGTTGTAGAGCCAGTATGCGCGGGGCATGGCGACGGGACAAGGGGGAAGTTCGAAGAGTTCGTCCATGTGTTGGAGGACTGTGCTGTCTGAGTCGAGGGAGAGGACGCGTTCGTATTGGGTTTGATTGAAGGCGAGGAGCTTGGTGAAGGAATCGGCCCAGGTTTCTGAGAAAAGTCAGACGGCAATTGTAAGTTGGACATTGTGATGAACGTACCGTCTTGTCCATCGCGGTGTTGGATCTCAATGGGCTGAAGAGTGACGTTATACTCATCCCTTGCTCTGATGAGAAGCTTTCCACCATGCGAGCTTGCGTACTCGGCGTCTGGGTCAAGCATCTCCTGCGGATACATCAACAGTCGGTCCGCCTTGCTTCCCAACCGATGCAACGCCTCAAATATCATGACAGAGTTGCAAAGATAGTCCTCGTTCGTTACGTACTGAATGTAAGCGAACCTAGACCAGTcgccaccatcatcaacggtCTCATTCTCATACTTCCCACCACTCATCTCTTGAAGATTCTCCTCATCCCAATccccatcatcttcaatgtCGACAAATGGAaggaactcatcatcatcagcaaagtcTCCAATCTCTCCCTtattctcaagatcttcgatATGCGCTGCCGAGGTCTGACGAGGTGTTGGGATGGCAGTCGTCTCGAATGTCGGGATGTAaccctcttcgtcttcttcaacaaaaTCCAAGGCGTGATTCTTCCATTTCTCCGGATCGGGCACCGCTGTGTTGGAAACGAGggagagcttgatgaggaagTAGAAGCATATCGTGATGATGGTAACGGGTGGTAAGATCCTGCAGAATCGCGACATGAGTGTTGACGCTACACCCATCTTGTATACCCAACTTCGCAGCAACGCGAGAATTAGATTCTAGGAAATTATTCTACGATtgcgaaaagaagaaaaattGAGATCACGACATTTTTTTTTTGTCGTTGACAGGAAATAGGGACTCGAAGCAAGGGAGGCAAGAGCCAAGTATCAAGGGATTGGGTTTGACGAACACAACCCTTTGCAAGGCTGACGTGAAACCAAGTCTCACAGTCAACTAATCAACATCCTTCCTGTCGATCAATGGTATTTAGAGGCATGCCTATTTAATTGGTGTGGTTTGTCGTATTGGACACCATACCTTTTATTCGCATGTCTCAGAACGCCGAAAGAAACGAAAGAAAGGGAGACCCCAGAAGAGGGACTCGATAGCGCCATACTCCATTCCAAACAGAAAGGGGTCTAGATTTACACTCactgaggagcaagaaacctAAGACTTTGCAAGAGGaagtcaaaataaacttagtaaagactcctctaagcttaggctagatTTATCCGAAGATTTTCGTAgtttagggtcaaggtcctaaGGTCTTATGCTCCCTAGACTGCCTCCCTGAAGAAAGACCAGAACTATGTAGGAATAAGTTTAGGTATGTCGCAGCTTCATTGATCCTCCTTGAAGGCAAAAGAGTTCGGTGCATGGAGCACCAGTAATGCCTCATGGTGATACTTGAACAAAGTCGTGTAAATGTAATTTTGAACACATGATTGAATCAACTACCGCACGTATAAGGAACATAACATCTGTACGCCTCGTTGAAAACTTGATCCGTCAATGCGCAGTTCCAAACCGGCACGAGACGCAGACGTTTTCTGGGATGGCAAGACTCGCATTCTTCTTTCAGACGCCTTCTCACACCATGACTAGGTAATAAATCGACAAATATTAACAATTTGAACCTTAGGTATTAATTTGGCGATGATTTTACGGAGAATATCTTTGATCGACTTGAGAACTGAGTCTAAGAAAGGTGCTCCGTTGATGGGGACATAACAGAGAGAGGTCATCCTGAAGAAGCCTCCAACCTCCCCTTTCCCTCGAAAGTTACAGTACGATCAGCATCCACACCAAACATAGCAACATGCCCAAGTTTGGCAGTTTAGACGTTAAATATTTCCTTGCAGTGCCGTGAGGTGCTGGGGCGTTTAGGCACTTgcaacaagatcaagctgcGAGTAGCTGTCTTCTGCATCTACTCCCCTTGGCCGatgctcctcctcttctcctgcaCAGTCGATATCTTCACCAAATCACTCCTCCGATCAGAAAACGATTCAAAGTAACCCGGTACAACTGTGAGCAGTGATTATGACCGGCCAAGGTACTATTAAGAAACGCCGCGCGCGGCCTGAGAACTCAAACGGCGAAAAGCAGGCCATGACCAACCCATCACCTACAACACGCACCGTCATGCTGCAGGATATTCCCGAGTGGCGGCGAGACAACAAGCACATCCTCACCGGTTATCGCCCGTTGGAAGCAGACTATTTACAAGTCATCAAAAGTCTCACTTTCTTGCACAATGAGACTTGCAACGTGTATACCCATCTCATCGGTGCTGTGCTGCTGCCACTCTTCGCGATCGCCATTCTCCGAACTATCCATGGGCCACAGTACATTAACTTCACAAGAACCGATTTTATCATGTTCAGTGTCTTCTTCTGTTCTGCCGAGAGCTGCCTGATCTTTAGCGCCGTGTATCATCTTATCGGAAGTCACTCACGCCAGGTGGAACAATTTTGGCACCGGATGGACTTGTTGGGGATCGTTATTGTGACCGTTGGGACCTTCATTCCTGGGATTTACTACATCTTCAACTGCGAGCCATTTCTGCAGAAGACTCACTGGACTATTGTTTGTTACCCCGGCCACTCAGCTACActcttagctataagaaGTCTTCGAAGCATGCTAACCAGGTCGTTAGGTTATTCTTTGCGGATCTGCCACCGCGGCTCTCATCTCCATCCCCAAGTTCAGGACGTTGCGATGGCGAAAGGTCAGGGTCGGCGCATACGTTGCACTCGGTGCGTCCGCTTTTATCCCCTTGTTTTACGGCGTGAAACTCTATGGACTAGACTACATGCTCGAGTATTCGGGCATGAAATGGTACCTTGTCGAACTCCTTCTGTATGGAGGAGGCTGCGCCCTCTATGCAGTACGAGCATCTTGATTTCCCTTCCCCTGAAGAGCCGTCTCTGACCTAGCTTGCAGTTCCGAGTCCCTGAGCGTTTTGCGCCAGGCCATTTCGACATCTGGTTCAGCTCACACCAGATTTTTCATATATCGATTCTATGCGCCATGTACGTGCATATAATTGCACTGATGCAGGCTTTCACAGCGTGCCATACGTTGGACATATGCCGCATTCAGTCTGTTCACCAAGCGAGGGAGGCGAAGTTGTAGGGGCCAGGGAACAGAAGCTCTACCAAAGCTTACTTATAGGTGCTTGCAAGCGCGTTTATTGACCAATGGTCCCTGCTATTCAACACACGTTAGATCTCCATGCCTTTAGCAGTTAGTCCAAATTACCAGGCCTAGGgcggcaagaaaacaccagatCTTAGTACAGaatgtcaaaataaactcagcaaaagataCCGTAAATTTTGGGAAGTTACATAAATCTTTTTGTCagttaggatcaaggtcctggatTTTcttccccctccccctctccAGCAGGGTCCAGCACGCCATAACCTGCAGACCCTGCAGGGGCCACACTCCCCCAAGCCACAGCCACAGCGACGTCACCCCTCGTTCCACCAAACCATCTTACACGATACCCAGCGATAAGAAACCCAAACAAACGGAACAAACTTTTGTcaacaaaagaaaaagactcgCCCATCGGGGTTGGAGCAACCATGTTGTCAAGGTTTTTCAACCGAGCGTATGCCGCCGCCATGTCGTCCCGCGGAGAGTACCAACCCCTCCCAAACAATGATGAACCGgaaaacaacaccaacaccatggAGGGACAAGAGGCCAGAGCGGAGAATTATCGCGATGCAGCGGCCATGCTGCTCATCAAAATGGGTCGTTCGCCGGATGAGCAGATCACCATTTCGCCAGCTGACGATGCCCGGATTTTACGACGTATTGACATTGCGTTGCTCCCCCTCATGCTCTCGGTATACTTCCTACAAGCGTTGGACAAAGCAACATTATCATATGCCTCAATATTCGGGCTTATCGAAGACACCAACCTCGAAGGCGATCAGTACTCATGGCTCGGCAGTATTGTGTATCTCGCGCAATTAATAATGCAACCGCCTCTCGCACTCGCATTGGTCAAGTTACCCATCGGAAAACTCACGAGCGCCATGGTTCTGGCGTGGGGAGTCACGCTTGTTCTCATGACCTGGGCGAGTAATTTCAAGACATTGATGGTTGCGCGGTTCTTTCTGGGTGCGTTTGAAGCTAGTATTGGGCCGAGTTTTATTGCGATCACGCAGATgtggtggaggagaaggTATGTTTGATGGGTTGTGGTGTGAAATGGTACTGATGGTTTGAAGAGAGCAGACTTTGAGAATTGGGTCATGGTATTGCATGAATGGTTTGACGTGGGTGGTGAGTGTTTCCCTCTTTGTTGATGGTCTGATCTAATGTTTTACAGCTTGGGAGTCTCATTACTTATGGGCTTGCACGTATTGATTCCAAGATGAAGCCCTATCAGGTACATCTCATTACCTCTTTAACATATATCTAGACTAAAGGCAGtagatcatcttcctcttcttcggcgcAATCACAGTCGGAGTCTCCTTCGTCATGTTCTTCTGGATGCCCGACTCCCCCACTGAAGCCAAGTTTCTCACCGACGAAGACAAGATCATTGCGATCGAGCGTCTTCGCAACAACCAGATGGGCGTCATGTCTCGAGAGTGGAGGATGTCCCATGTTGTTGAGACACTGAAGGACCTCAAGACATGGTGTTGGGTTGCCATGATCTTCTGCATCTCGGTTCCTTCAAATGGCATTTCGACTTTCGGGCCCTTGATCATCAAGTCATTTGTGTCAGATCCCTTTGAGACGATGTTGTTCAATGTACCTGTTGGGGTTTCGCACATCATCGCGGTGTCGGCGAGTGCCTATATAGCCATGAAGTGGAAGCTCAAGGGCCCGGTTATTGTTATGCTGTGTATACCTCCCATCGTTGGATGTGCCATTATGTTACACTTTGAGCATAATGTTGAGAACAAAGGGGTTCTGCTAGCGGGTTACTTCTGTTTGTGCACATACACTGGTATCAGTGAGTACTCTCTCATCCGCTGTCT
Protein-coding regions in this window:
- a CDS encoding hypothetical protein (EggNog:ENOG41); the protein is MEGQEARAENYRDAAAMLLIKMGRSPDEQITISPADDARILRRIDIALLPLMLSVYFLQALDKATLSYASIFGLIEDTNLEGDQYSWLGSIVYLAQLIMQPPLALALVKLPIGKLTSAMVLAWGVTLVLMTWASNFKTLMVARFFLDVVEEKRADFENWVMLGSLITYGLARIDSKMKPYQIIFLFFGAITVGVSFVMFFWMPDSPTEAKFLTDEDKIIAIERLRNNQMGVMSREWRMSHVVETLKDLKTWCWVAMIFCISVPSNGISTFGPLIIKSFVSDPFETMLFNVPVGVSHIIAVSASAYIAMKWKLKGPVIVMLCIPPIVGCAIMLHFEHNVENKGVLLAGYFCLCTYTGITPLIYSWSAQNTAGDTKRKSTSALIFISASAGNIVGPLLYSPDEAPAYTRGLRSNLALYIVVIALVVVTSLHLTRLNRLHSQRRVALGKSAVLVDRSLETAEEAERIEHMERSLRGGVLREAEDNEDGRVSEAGDLEGDRANRKDEDKGFGDITDLENEDFLFVF
- a CDS encoding hypothetical protein (EggNog:ENOG41), with the translated sequence MLDLTLIRTALSGPAKQAIAAALWDTPRSEVESDLKFYFKYYIQQCELIALHEGGSHTPLATHADIMAIVQLLRSSRTREEIHQKLLMSCSLPDSDACCSHSIDLAARILLMVEFGNLPFAYSGSRQIEWVTGSLKQWVTERFGKKPVLGHSKVKFEKIFNANNLAKISGIEVIWTNNLADHLRLMKDDQAVAVFHHASFLQRQQSRLREEDS
- the GNT1_2 gene encoding N-acetylglucosaminyltransferase (CAZy:GT8), with product MGVASTLMSRFCRILPPVTIITICFYFLIKLSLVSNTAVPDPEKWKNHALDFVEEDEEGYIPTFETTAIPTPRQTSAAHIEDLENKGEIGDFADDDEFLPFVDIEDDGDWDEENLQEMSGGKYENETVDDGGDWSRFAYIQYVTNEDYLCNSVMIFEALHRLGSKADRLLMYPQEMLDPDAEYASSHGGKLLIRARDEYNVTLQPIEIQHRDGQDETWADSFTKLLAFNQTQYERVLSLDSDSTVLQHMDELFELPPCPVAMPRAYWLYNDNPPKKILSSQLMLIQPDEVEFERIVQKMNNIGPNDYDMEIVNSLYLDSALILPHRKYDMLTAEFRAKDHSAYLGSEREQWDPNAVLNEAKFVHFSDWPVPKPWINDPEVRLQNQPDCATNETTCAEREIWNGFYTDFRDNREFVDFVC
- a CDS encoding hypothetical protein (EggNog:ENOG41) — its product is MDTPVGSVNATAKIPHHPFWPLNAALPQYAANTLSSRALVASFVVGASAILGVTLSLIQQSRRKLSKTEMFMTLWFALCGCIHLFFEGYYVVNFVDISNRQFLFAQLWKEYSLSDSRYLTQDSFLVPMEAITAFLWGPMSFFCAWSIVKQHPLRHPIQLIISVGQLYGDVLYFGTCYFNEIVHSIVYCRPEQFYFYMYYVFCNAIWIVIPTVCVVHSVVLTKRAFEKVQEVERVKKGM